One Xiphophorus hellerii strain 12219 chromosome 24, Xiphophorus_hellerii-4.1, whole genome shotgun sequence DNA window includes the following coding sequences:
- the LOC116716019 gene encoding insulin-like growth factor-binding protein complex acid labile subunit — protein sequence MVTNGPGAAADLSGVMRDFLFVLLLVAESSCVFLNWTCDRSCVCHGDLKFTTCSHDDLTQLPVKVPPSTELLDLSNNLISVVPKHVFSSNRKLRVLLLQNNNISLVEDGGFAQLEFLQKLDLSWNRISFLTEGFSVGLTFLRELQLSHNQLTGLDSRSFLHLDGLQRLNLTNNSIQSMEVRSFSSMSSLRQLHLQDNQLTSLRSGTFSMLRSLEVLNLAGNQIHEMELAVFNPLTSMTLLNLADNQLSTVCFKTFLNIHTYSTHILLQGNPWNCDCELQRVFRKLRSIQRIFLDDYYNLTCREPSVLHNHRLMEVDTELCIAETVTVLIITITVVITVLAAMLMGERKKKKRRKGLHWTQQREFSDDSDF from the exons ATGGTGACAAACGGACCGGGAGCAGCTGCTG ATCTCTCTGGAGTCATGAGGGACTTCCTGTTCGTCCTCCTGCTGGTCGCAGAGTCGTCCTGCGTGTTTCTGAACTGGACTTGTGATCGAAGCTGCGTTTGCCATGGAGACCTTAAGTTCACCACCTGCTCGCATGATGACCTCACCCAGCTTCCCGTCAAGGTCCCGCCCTCCACCGAACTCCTGGACCTGTCCAACAACCTCATCTCCGTCGTCCCCAAACACGTCTTCAGCAGCAACCGCAAGCTGagggttctgctgctgcagaacaaCAACATCAGCCTGGTGGAGGACGGCGGCTTCGCCCAGCTGGAGTTCCTGCAGAAGCTGGACCTGAGCTGGAACCGGATCTCCTTCCTCACAGAGGGATTCTCCGTCGGCCTGACCTTCCTGCGGGAGCTGCAGTTGTCCCACAACCAGCTGACCGGCCTGGACAGTCGGAGTTTCCTCCACCTGGACGGCTTGCAGAGGTTAAACCTGACCAACAACAGCATCCAGAGCATGGAGGTGAGGTCGTTCTCCTCCATGAGCAGCCTGCGCCAGCTCCACCTGCAGGACAACCAGCTGACGTCTCTGCGGAGCGGCACCTTCTCTATGCTGCGCTCCCTGGAGGTCCTCAACCTCGCCGGCAACCAGATCCATGAGATGGAGTTAGCGGTGTTCAACCCGCTCACCAGCATGACCTTACTGAACCTGGCAGACAACCAGCTGTCCACCGTCTGCTTCAAGACCTTCCTGAACATCCACACCTACAGCACCCACATCCTGCTGCAGGGAAACCCCTGGAACTGCGACTGCGAGCTGCAGAGGGTTTTCCGGAAGCTGCGCAGCATCCAGAGGATCTTCCTGGACGACTACTACAACCTGACCTGCAGGGAGCCGTCCGTCCTGCACAACCACCGGCTGATGGAGGTGGACACCGAGCTGTGCATTGCTGAGACCGTCACCGTgctcatcatcaccatcaccgtGGTGATAACCGTGCTGGCCGCCATGCTTATGGgcgagaggaagaagaagaagaggaggaaggggcTGCACTGGACGCAGCAGAGGGAATTCTCAGATGACTCGGATTTCTGA